The Halorussus salinus genome includes a region encoding these proteins:
- a CDS encoding aldo/keto reductase: MEYVKLGSTGTKVSEICFGTWRFAKETDGTVETDRSTAFDLLDAAWDEGVNFIDTANVYGDPNGTAEEWIGDWLSDYDREEFVLASKVYFGVGDGPNDGGLSRKHIRSQIRGTLERLGTEYLDVYYIHRWDDETPIEETLQTLHDLVREGKVNYLAASSMAAWQLTKALWTSDVEGLERFEVTQPRFNAAYRDPVADYLDVCADQDLAVCPYSPLEGGFLTGKYERDGDGPEGSRGDLYDWKNRFDERQWDVLDEVRAVADETDATPAQVSLRWLADQREFQCIPIVGARTPDQLEENLGASEVSLSDDQFERIREAYE; the protein is encoded by the coding sequence ATGGAGTACGTCAAACTCGGGTCCACGGGAACGAAGGTCTCGGAAATCTGCTTCGGGACGTGGCGCTTCGCCAAGGAGACCGACGGGACCGTCGAGACCGACCGTTCGACCGCCTTCGACCTGCTGGACGCGGCGTGGGACGAGGGGGTCAACTTCATTGACACCGCGAACGTCTACGGCGACCCCAACGGCACCGCCGAGGAGTGGATAGGCGACTGGCTCTCGGACTACGACCGCGAGGAGTTCGTGCTGGCCTCGAAGGTCTACTTCGGGGTCGGCGACGGCCCGAACGACGGCGGCCTCTCGCGCAAGCACATTCGGAGCCAGATTCGAGGGACGCTCGAACGCCTCGGGACGGAGTACCTCGACGTGTACTACATCCACCGGTGGGACGACGAGACGCCCATCGAGGAGACCCTCCAAACCCTTCACGACCTCGTGCGCGAGGGGAAGGTCAACTACCTCGCCGCGAGTTCGATGGCCGCGTGGCAGTTGACCAAGGCGCTCTGGACCAGCGACGTAGAGGGACTGGAACGCTTCGAGGTGACCCAACCCCGGTTCAACGCGGCCTACCGCGACCCCGTGGCCGACTACCTCGACGTGTGCGCCGACCAAGACCTCGCGGTCTGTCCCTACTCGCCGCTGGAAGGCGGGTTCCTGACTGGCAAGTACGAGCGCGACGGCGACGGTCCGGAGGGGTCGCGGGGCGACCTCTACGACTGGAAGAACCGGTTCGACGAGCGCCAGTGGGACGTGCTGGACGAGGTTCGCGCGGTCGCCGACGAGACCGACGCCACGCCCGCGCAGGTCTCGCTCCGGTGGCTGGCCGACCAGCGCGAGTTCCAGTGTATCCCCATCGTCGGCGCGCGGACGCCCGACCAACTGGAGGAGAATCTGGGCGCGAGCGAGGTGTCGCTCTCTGACGACCAGTTCGAGCGGATTCGAGAGGCGTACGAGTGA
- a CDS encoding AbrB/MazE/SpoVT family DNA-binding domain-containing protein — protein sequence MATNGEQTTINDHYSVTVPAAIRNRLDIQPGDKLDWAVTDDGDLVVQVVKQRYGAFEDFEAVDMGETDVANDHDVAGVENKYDEVR from the coding sequence ATGGCAACGAACGGAGAGCAGACGACCATCAACGATCACTACTCGGTCACGGTTCCGGCGGCGATTCGAAATCGACTCGACATCCAGCCGGGCGACAAACTCGATTGGGCAGTTACCGACGACGGTGACCTCGTAGTCCAAGTCGTCAAACAACGGTACGGAGCGTTCGAGGACTTCGAGGCCGTAGATATGGGCGAAACGGACGTTGCTAACGACCACGACGTTGCAGGTGTCGAGAACAAATACGACGAGGTGCGGTGA
- a CDS encoding type II toxin-antitoxin system VapC family toxin, giving the protein MAVAVIDTNVLVARVSSRDANHDAASAIVDAADHGDLPTMRVTNYVLTETLNYLHERKRHQVAVKFYERLTEAAGFELVHTPKTDFSTAVEMFERYDGLSFGDATIWAYMDREGLEHLYSFDDDFDAVGDITRFETATNPFEP; this is encoded by the coding sequence ATGGCTGTCGCGGTTATCGACACGAACGTACTCGTCGCTCGCGTGAGTTCCCGAGACGCGAATCACGACGCGGCGAGTGCTATCGTAGATGCGGCCGACCACGGCGACCTGCCGACGATGCGGGTCACGAACTACGTCCTGACGGAGACGTTGAACTATCTCCACGAGCGCAAACGGCATCAAGTGGCAGTCAAATTCTACGAGCGTCTCACCGAAGCGGCGGGTTTCGAGTTAGTTCACACGCCGAAGACGGACTTCTCGACCGCTGTCGAGATGTTCGAGCGATACGACGGTCTCTCGTTCGGTGACGCGACGATATGGGCGTACATGGACCGTGAAGGGTTGGAGCATCTGTATAGCTTCGACGACGATTTCGACGCGGTCGGCGACATCACGCGCTTCGAAACGGCGACGAACCCGTTCGAGCCTTGA
- a CDS encoding MFS transporter has translation MTDDREASRRQTVGLVAGLFTLSAAAGAYEIAPASVLPLVQTSLGVGETGASWLVSVMYLTAVVASVPVGVVLDRVRVRRAVAVATLALLVAGAWGWVAATAGAYWWLVASRILGGLSYVLVWNAGANLVGQAVEPDVRATAVGVFTASAPVGFALGQFGSPLLAEPFGWPATLPAFAAIAVVGVTVFLLATQGRRIGVETATPSRREVRNLFTNRAAWTLYGLCFLAFSLYLFLNSWLPSYLNDRLGVSLAVSGLLTALFPAVGVVSRTSAGPVSDRLFGGERRPVVLGAFVVAVPAVVGFVAVSGVPAAVALVVVAGFAVQLSIGLLYTYVPEVTSSAVRTTAISLLTSTGLLGAFVAPIAGGAIIDAVGYRPAFWTAGVVALLGVVLAWYAPDAR, from the coding sequence GTGACTGACGACCGAGAGGCCTCGCGCCGCCAGACTGTCGGTCTCGTCGCCGGACTGTTCACCCTCTCGGCCGCGGCGGGCGCGTACGAAATCGCCCCCGCGAGCGTCCTCCCGCTCGTCCAGACTTCGCTCGGCGTCGGCGAGACCGGGGCGTCGTGGCTGGTCAGCGTGATGTACCTGACCGCGGTGGTCGCCAGCGTGCCGGTCGGGGTCGTACTCGACCGCGTTCGCGTCCGGCGCGCCGTCGCGGTCGCCACGCTCGCGCTCTTGGTCGCGGGCGCGTGGGGATGGGTCGCCGCGACCGCGGGGGCCTACTGGTGGCTAGTCGCCTCCCGAATCTTGGGCGGACTCTCGTACGTGCTGGTGTGGAACGCGGGCGCGAATCTGGTCGGGCAGGCGGTCGAACCGGACGTTCGTGCGACCGCGGTCGGCGTGTTCACCGCGAGCGCGCCGGTCGGGTTCGCGCTCGGGCAGTTCGGCAGTCCCCTCCTCGCCGAGCCGTTCGGGTGGCCCGCGACGCTCCCGGCCTTCGCCGCCATCGCGGTGGTCGGCGTCACCGTCTTCCTGTTGGCGACGCAGGGCCGCCGAATCGGCGTCGAGACCGCGACCCCGAGCAGGAGGGAGGTCCGCAATCTCTTCACCAACCGGGCGGCGTGGACACTGTACGGCCTGTGCTTTCTGGCGTTCTCGCTGTACCTGTTCCTCAACAGCTGGCTTCCGAGCTACCTGAACGACCGCCTCGGCGTCTCGCTCGCGGTCAGCGGCCTGTTGACCGCGCTGTTCCCCGCGGTCGGCGTCGTCTCGCGGACCAGCGCCGGACCCGTCTCGGACCGCCTGTTCGGCGGGGAGCGCCGCCCGGTCGTCCTCGGCGCGTTCGTCGTCGCGGTGCCCGCCGTGGTCGGGTTCGTCGCGGTCTCGGGAGTTCCGGCCGCCGTCGCGCTGGTCGTCGTCGCCGGGTTCGCGGTCCAACTCTCCATCGGCCTGCTGTACACGTACGTCCCGGAAGTGACCTCCTCGGCGGTCCGAACCACGGCCATCTCGCTGTTGACCAGCACGGGCTTGCTGGGGGCCTTCGTCGCGCCAATCGCGGGCGGCGCAATCATCGACGCGGTGGGGTATCGCCCGGCGTTCTGGACCGCTGGCGTCGTCGCGCTGTTGGGGGTCGTGCTGGCGTGGTACGCCCCCGACGCGCGCTGA
- the tuf gene encoding translation elongation factor EF-1 subunit alpha, with protein MPEKPHQNLAIIGHVDHGKSTLVGRLLYETGSVPEHIIEQHKEEAEEKGKGGFEFAYVMDNLAEERERGVTIDIAHQEFQTDEYYFTIVDTPGHRDFVKNMITGASQADNAVLVVGADDGVQPQTQEHVFLARTLGINELIVAVNKMDAVEYDENRYREVVTEVTDLLNQVQFNTEDASFIPISALEGDNIVERSGNMEWYDGELVLEALNGLEEPEPPTDAPLRLPIQDVYTISGIGTVPVGRVETGVLNTGDDVSFQPSDVSGEVKTIEMHHEEVPEAQPGDNVGFNVRGVGKDDIHRGDVCGPADDPPTVAETFTAQIVVMQHPSVITAGYTPVFHAHTAQVACTMESIDQKIDPSSGEVKEENPDFVQSGDAAVVTVRPQKPLSIEPSSEIPELGSFAVRDMGQTIAAGRVLEVNER; from the coding sequence ATGCCAGAGAAACCACATCAGAACTTGGCCATCATCGGCCACGTAGACCACGGAAAATCGACGCTCGTGGGGCGACTCCTCTACGAGACGGGGAGCGTGCCAGAACACATCATCGAACAACACAAAGAGGAGGCCGAGGAGAAGGGCAAGGGCGGCTTCGAGTTCGCCTACGTCATGGACAACCTCGCCGAGGAGCGCGAGCGGGGCGTGACCATCGACATCGCCCATCAGGAGTTCCAGACCGACGAGTACTACTTCACCATCGTGGACACGCCCGGCCACCGCGACTTCGTGAAGAACATGATTACGGGTGCCTCGCAGGCTGACAACGCGGTCCTCGTCGTCGGCGCGGACGACGGTGTTCAGCCACAGACCCAAGAACACGTCTTCCTCGCGCGCACGCTCGGCATCAACGAACTCATCGTGGCCGTCAACAAGATGGACGCGGTGGAGTACGACGAGAACCGGTATCGGGAGGTCGTCACCGAGGTCACGGACCTGCTGAATCAGGTCCAGTTCAACACCGAGGACGCGAGTTTCATCCCCATCTCCGCGCTGGAGGGGGACAACATCGTCGAGCGAAGCGGGAACATGGAGTGGTACGACGGCGAACTCGTCCTCGAAGCGTTGAACGGTCTCGAAGAACCCGAGCCGCCGACCGACGCGCCGCTCCGACTCCCGATTCAGGACGTGTACACGATTTCGGGCATCGGGACCGTCCCGGTCGGGCGCGTCGAGACGGGCGTGCTGAACACCGGTGACGACGTGTCGTTCCAACCGAGCGACGTGAGCGGCGAGGTCAAGACCATCGAGATGCACCACGAGGAGGTCCCGGAGGCCCAGCCCGGCGACAACGTGGGGTTCAACGTCCGGGGCGTCGGCAAGGACGACATCCACCGCGGCGACGTGTGCGGCCCGGCCGACGACCCGCCGACGGTCGCCGAGACGTTCACGGCCCAAATCGTCGTGATGCAACACCCCTCGGTCATCACCGCGGGGTACACGCCCGTCTTCCACGCCCACACCGCGCAGGTCGCCTGCACGATGGAGTCCATCGACCAGAAGATAGACCCCTCGTCGGGCGAAGTGAAAGAGGAGAACCCCGATTTCGTGCAGTCGGGCGACGCCGCGGTCGTGACGGTCCGACCGCAGAAACCCCTCTCTATCGAACCCTCGTCGGAGATTCCGGAGTTGGGGAGCTTCGCGGTCCGGGACATGGGCCAGACTATCGCCGCGGGGCGCGTACTGGAGGTCAACGAGCGATAG
- a CDS encoding DUF5786 family protein yields the protein MGFGSYDESEQKDQESDFDEDDGVNVHENSHEGEISFDSDASQDELLDQLNDIKNSGDDDE from the coding sequence ATGGGTTTTGGTAGCTACGACGAGTCCGAGCAGAAGGACCAAGAAAGTGACTTCGACGAGGACGACGGCGTGAACGTCCACGAGAACTCCCACGAGGGCGAGATTTCGTTCGACTCCGACGCCTCCCAAGACGAACTCCTCGACCAGTTGAACGACATCAAGAACAGCGGCGACGACGACGAGTAG
- a CDS encoding FAD-binding and (Fe-S)-binding domain-containing protein, with the protein MAIRPTDSPDPADGGDYDYRDEEVARPDLLAALDSRVEGDVRFDTYTRQLYATDASIYEQTPIGVVFPTDTDDVASVVSYCADEEIPLLPRGGGTSLAGQTVNEAVVLDFTTHMDGLVSFDPDEATATAQPGVTLGELNADLADDDLKFAPDPAWGDKSVLGGAIGNNSTGSHSLVYGKTDAYVEECEVVLADGTVTTFGEVEVETLREEGDPEGDIEARIYAEVARIIDDEADEIDARYPDLKRNVSGYNLDVLVEEARGATEAGGGTVNLAKLLAGSEGTLAVVTEATVSLEPVPETKAVALLTYDDVLDAMEDVAPILEHDPAAVEVMDDVLLDLAADTDEFRDVVGMLPEGTDSVLLVEFYAEDDDHGRQQVADLVADRVPGAATEAEPGEGATEVTAEPHYAVAAMEAHDDEERAKFWKMRKSGLPILLSRTTDEKHISFIEDTAIPAENLPEYVADFHDILDDHDTFASYYAHAGPGVLHIRPLVNTKDVEGVEKMESIADAVTDLVVKYGGSVSGEHGDGRARTQWNRKLYGDDLWQTFRDLKTAFDPDWLLNPGQVCGDVDMTENLRFDPEYDFEAGFDPALDWANDNGFQGMVELCHGCAGCRGEQETTGGVMCPTYRAADEEITSTRGRANMLRQAMSGDLPEGEVFTDEFADEVLDLCIGCKGCKHDCPSGVDMAKLKVEVEHQRHQREGVGLRSKLFGRTETLLSLGSALAPLSNWATKIPGARAAMEKVAGIASERSLPEFHRETLRDWYADRGPRVSADEADRKAMLIADPYTNYSHPEVGKAAVRALEAANVHVRIPSDVTDSGRPAFSKSLVDEARDTARENVRKLAPRIEEGWDLVVAEPSDAVMFQSDYLDLLGDGSLAPDAETVARNAYGVCEYVDAFRLDENASWDAPDESLTYHGHCHQKATKKDHHAVGVLRRAGYRVDPLDSGCCGMAGSFGYEEEHYSMSKAIGDILFEQVEDSDGDSVVAPGASCRTQLGDREGASAEPPHPVEKLADALAGR; encoded by the coding sequence ATGGCTATCCGTCCCACCGACTCCCCCGACCCCGCCGACGGGGGCGACTACGACTACCGCGACGAGGAGGTCGCCCGGCCCGACCTGCTGGCCGCGCTCGACTCGCGCGTGGAGGGCGACGTACGATTCGACACTTACACCAGACAACTGTACGCCACGGACGCCAGCATCTACGAGCAGACTCCCATCGGCGTCGTCTTCCCGACCGACACCGACGACGTGGCGTCGGTCGTCTCTTACTGCGCCGACGAGGAGATACCGCTTCTCCCGCGGGGCGGCGGCACGAGCCTCGCGGGCCAGACCGTCAACGAGGCCGTGGTCCTCGACTTCACGACGCACATGGACGGGCTGGTCTCGTTCGACCCCGACGAGGCGACCGCGACCGCCCAACCCGGCGTCACGCTCGGCGAGTTGAACGCCGACCTCGCGGACGACGACCTGAAGTTCGCGCCCGACCCCGCGTGGGGCGACAAGAGCGTCCTCGGCGGCGCTATCGGGAACAACTCGACCGGTTCGCACTCGCTGGTCTACGGCAAGACCGACGCCTACGTCGAGGAGTGCGAGGTCGTCCTCGCGGACGGCACCGTCACGACGTTCGGCGAGGTCGAAGTCGAGACCTTGCGCGAGGAGGGCGACCCAGAGGGCGACATCGAGGCCCGCATCTACGCCGAGGTGGCTCGCATCATCGACGACGAGGCCGACGAAATCGACGCGCGCTATCCCGACCTGAAGCGCAACGTCTCGGGGTACAATCTGGACGTACTCGTGGAGGAAGCCCGCGGAGCGACCGAAGCGGGCGGCGGCACGGTCAACCTCGCCAAACTGCTGGCGGGGAGCGAGGGCACCCTCGCGGTCGTCACCGAGGCGACCGTCTCGCTCGAACCGGTCCCCGAGACGAAGGCGGTCGCGCTCCTGACCTACGACGACGTGCTGGACGCGATGGAGGACGTGGCACCCATCCTCGAACACGACCCGGCCGCGGTCGAGGTGATGGACGACGTACTGCTGGACTTGGCGGCCGACACCGACGAGTTCCGCGACGTGGTGGGGATGCTCCCCGAGGGGACCGACTCGGTACTCCTCGTGGAGTTCTACGCCGAGGACGACGACCACGGCCGCCAGCAGGTCGCGGACCTCGTGGCCGACCGGGTGCCCGGCGCGGCGACCGAGGCCGAACCCGGCGAGGGCGCGACCGAGGTCACGGCCGAACCGCACTACGCGGTCGCGGCGATGGAGGCCCACGACGACGAGGAGCGCGCGAAGTTCTGGAAGATGCGCAAGTCCGGACTCCCCATCCTGCTGTCGCGGACCACCGACGAGAAGCACATCTCGTTCATCGAGGACACCGCCATCCCCGCCGAGAACCTGCCGGAGTACGTCGCGGACTTTCACGACATCTTGGACGACCACGACACCTTCGCCAGTTACTACGCCCACGCCGGACCCGGCGTCCTCCACATTCGGCCGCTCGTGAACACCAAAGATGTGGAAGGCGTCGAGAAGATGGAGTCAATCGCCGACGCCGTGACCGACCTCGTGGTCAAGTACGGCGGGTCGGTCTCGGGCGAACACGGCGACGGCCGCGCCCGGACCCAGTGGAACCGAAAGTTGTACGGCGACGACCTCTGGCAGACGTTCCGCGATTTGAAGACTGCGTTCGACCCCGACTGGCTCCTGAACCCCGGACAGGTCTGTGGCGACGTGGACATGACCGAGAACCTGCGCTTCGACCCCGAGTACGACTTCGAGGCGGGCTTCGACCCCGCGCTCGACTGGGCGAACGACAACGGCTTTCAGGGGATGGTCGAACTCTGTCACGGGTGCGCTGGCTGTCGCGGCGAGCAGGAGACCACCGGCGGCGTGATGTGCCCGACCTACCGGGCGGCCGACGAGGAGATAACCTCGACCCGCGGCCGGGCGAACATGCTCCGGCAGGCGATGTCCGGCGACCTGCCCGAGGGTGAGGTGTTCACCGACGAGTTCGCCGACGAGGTGCTGGACCTCTGTATCGGCTGTAAGGGGTGTAAGCACGACTGTCCGAGCGGCGTGGACATGGCGAAGCTGAAAGTCGAGGTCGAACATCAGCGCCACCAGCGCGAGGGCGTCGGCCTCCGGAGCAAACTGTTCGGACGCACCGAGACCCTGCTCTCGCTCGGGAGCGCGCTCGCGCCCCTCTCGAACTGGGCGACGAAGATTCCGGGCGCGCGTGCCGCGATGGAGAAAGTCGCGGGCATCGCCAGCGAGCGGAGCCTCCCGGAGTTCCACCGCGAGACGCTCCGGGACTGGTACGCCGACCGCGGTCCCCGAGTCTCGGCCGACGAGGCCGACCGGAAGGCGATGCTGATAGCCGACCCCTACACCAACTACAGCCACCCGGAGGTCGGCAAGGCGGCGGTCCGGGCGCTCGAAGCCGCGAACGTCCACGTCCGCATCCCCAGCGACGTAACCGACAGCGGCCGACCCGCCTTCTCCAAGAGCCTCGTGGACGAGGCCCGCGACACCGCCCGCGAGAACGTCCGGAAACTCGCGCCGCGAATCGAGGAGGGCTGGGACCTCGTGGTCGCCGAACCCTCCGACGCGGTGATGTTCCAGTCGGACTACCTCGACCTGCTGGGCGACGGGTCGCTCGCGCCGGACGCCGAGACGGTCGCTCGCAACGCCTACGGCGTCTGTGAGTACGTCGATGCGTTCCGACTGGACGAGAACGCCAGTTGGGACGCGCCCGACGAGTCGCTGACCTACCACGGCCACTGCCACCAGAAGGCGACCAAGAAGGACCACCACGCGGTGGGGGTTCTCCGACGCGCGGGCTACCGCGTGGACCCCCTCGATTCGGGCTGTTGCGGCATGGCCGGGAGCTTCGGCTACGAGGAGGAACACTACTCGATGAGCAAGGCCATCGGCGACATCCTGTTCGAGCAGGTCGAGGACAGCGACGGCGACTCGGTGGTCGCGCCGGGGGCGTCCTGCCGGACGCAGTTGGGCGACCGCGAGGGAGCGAGCGCGGAACCGCCCCATCCCGTCGAGAAGTTGGCCGACGCGCTCGCCGGTCGGTGA
- a CDS encoding LUD domain-containing protein, with protein MSADVAEEFAASLRDLGVSWSRTTREGFEETVADAVEPPAVGTELPFEGVSLAETDVTADPTPARLDAATTGVTAAAFAIADYGSVVLRPDESGTEPVSLYPERHVAVLAASDLVADMPAAFDRLAEAVERERGGGAESGGGTEGGDGTGGDAIIATRPSATADMGALVTGAHGPKTVHVIVLEDE; from the coding sequence ATGAGCGCAGACGTAGCCGAGGAGTTCGCGGCCTCCCTGCGGGACCTCGGCGTCTCGTGGTCGCGGACGACGAGAGAGGGGTTCGAGGAGACGGTCGCCGACGCCGTGGAGCCGCCCGCGGTCGGCACGGAACTCCCCTTCGAGGGCGTCTCGCTGGCCGAAACCGACGTGACCGCGGACCCGACGCCCGCGCGACTCGACGCCGCGACGACGGGCGTGACCGCGGCCGCGTTCGCCATCGCGGACTACGGGTCGGTCGTCCTCCGGCCCGACGAGTCGGGCACCGAACCGGTCAGCCTCTACCCGGAGCGCCACGTCGCGGTGCTGGCCGCGAGCGACCTCGTGGCCGACATGCCCGCCGCCTTCGACCGACTCGCAGAGGCGGTCGAACGCGAGCGCGGTGGCGGAGCGGAGAGCGGTGGCGGGACAGAAGGCGGTGACGGAACCGGCGGCGACGCGATAATCGCCACCCGCCCGAGCGCGACCGCGGACATGGGCGCGCTCGTGACGGGCGCGCACGGCCCGAAGACGGTCCACGTAATCGTGCTGGAGGACGAGTGA
- a CDS encoding LUD domain-containing protein produces the protein MSSKSRDAKAAEIRRLLAEEGASVAENTRGFNEGRYESVARLDDYDELKAEARAIKEDAIERLPELIEEVRESVEANGGTVYLADDAADANQYIAEVVKDRDADTVVKSKSMTSEEIAVNDHLEARGTEVWETDLGEFVLQVADEAPSHIVAPAIHKSREGIAELFNAHFDVAEPLETAEELTQFAREYLGERIEEAEVGMTGANFVAAESGTMALVTSEGNARKTIQATDTQVAVAGVEKLIPTVSDLQPFVELIGRSGTGQDITSYVSLFTPPVESPTVDFADDETPLSEVGSDDREFHLVLIDNGRTAMREDDQLRETLYCIRCSACANSCANFQSVGGHAFGGETYSGGIATGWEAGVEGLDTAAEFNDLCTGCSRCVNQCPVNIDIPWINTVVRDRINRGDGGAGGESAEFDWLVEGLTPDEEPGGVSLQKRFFGNFETVAKVGSALAPASNWLADRAPSRWAMERILGIDRRRELPAFESQTLVEWFEARGGSRIAPTAADREAVLYPDLYTNHVQVKRGKAAIRVLEALGVSVRVPEMASSGRAPLSQGMIATAERHAEEVAPPLLDHIEAGRDVVVVEPSDLAMFEREYGKLLDGERHRALADGSYEVLEYVYGLLEHGEEVESLAAGEGEAVAYHSHCQQRTLDLEPYTTAVLDAADYDVITSDVECCGMAGSFGYKAEYYDLSMDVGEQLRDQFTAPETSDRTVVASGTSCLEQLDSLLLGRESRHPVELLDPKQ, from the coding sequence ATGAGTTCGAAATCGCGCGACGCCAAGGCCGCCGAGATTCGGCGACTCCTCGCCGAGGAGGGCGCGTCGGTCGCCGAGAACACCCGCGGGTTCAACGAGGGACGATACGAGTCGGTCGCCCGATTGGACGACTACGACGAGTTGAAGGCCGAGGCGCGGGCCATCAAGGAGGACGCCATCGAGCGCCTGCCGGAACTAATCGAGGAGGTCCGCGAGAGCGTCGAGGCCAACGGCGGCACGGTGTATCTGGCCGACGACGCCGCGGACGCGAACCAGTATATCGCGGAAGTCGTGAAAGACCGGGACGCCGACACCGTGGTCAAGAGCAAGTCGATGACCTCCGAGGAGATAGCGGTCAACGACCACCTCGAAGCCCGAGGGACCGAGGTCTGGGAGACCGACCTCGGGGAGTTCGTCCTGCAAGTCGCCGACGAAGCGCCGAGTCACATCGTTGCACCCGCCATCCACAAGTCCCGCGAGGGCATCGCCGAGCTGTTCAACGCCCACTTCGACGTGGCCGAACCGCTCGAAACCGCCGAGGAGTTGACCCAGTTCGCCCGCGAGTACCTCGGCGAGCGCATCGAGGAGGCCGAGGTCGGGATGACCGGCGCGAACTTCGTGGCGGCCGAGTCGGGGACGATGGCGCTCGTGACCAGCGAGGGCAACGCCCGCAAGACGATTCAGGCGACCGACACGCAGGTCGCGGTCGCGGGCGTCGAGAAGCTGATTCCCACCGTCTCGGACCTCCAGCCCTTCGTGGAGCTAATCGGACGCTCCGGGACCGGCCAAGACATCACCTCCTACGTCTCGCTGTTCACGCCGCCGGTCGAGTCGCCGACCGTCGATTTCGCCGACGACGAGACGCCGCTCTCCGAGGTCGGGAGCGACGACCGGGAGTTCCACCTCGTCCTCATCGACAACGGCCGGACGGCGATGCGCGAGGACGACCAACTGCGCGAGACGCTGTACTGCATCCGGTGTTCGGCCTGTGCGAACTCCTGTGCCAACTTCCAGTCGGTCGGAGGCCACGCCTTCGGCGGCGAGACGTATTCGGGCGGTATCGCCACCGGGTGGGAGGCGGGCGTCGAAGGTCTCGACACCGCCGCGGAGTTCAACGACCTCTGTACGGGGTGTTCGCGCTGTGTCAACCAGTGTCCGGTGAACATCGACATCCCGTGGATAAACACGGTGGTCCGGGACCGCATCAACCGCGGCGATGGCGGCGCAGGCGGCGAAAGCGCCGAGTTCGACTGGCTCGTGGAGGGACTGACGCCCGACGAAGAACCGGGTGGCGTGAGCCTCCAGAAGCGGTTCTTCGGCAACTTCGAGACGGTGGCGAAGGTCGGGTCGGCGCTGGCTCCGGCGTCGAACTGGCTGGCCGACCGCGCGCCCTCGCGGTGGGCGATGGAACGAATACTGGGCATCGACCGGCGGCGCGAGTTGCCCGCGTTCGAATCGCAGACGCTCGTGGAGTGGTTCGAGGCCCGCGGAGGCTCCCGAATCGCTCCGACGGCGGCCGACCGCGAGGCCGTCCTCTATCCGGACCTCTACACGAACCACGTGCAGGTCAAGCGGGGGAAGGCCGCGATTCGGGTGCTGGAAGCGTTGGGCGTCAGCGTCAGGGTGCCGGAGATGGCCTCGTCCGGCCGCGCGCCCCTCTCGCAGGGGATGATTGCCACTGCCGAGCGCCACGCCGAGGAGGTCGCACCCCCACTGCTCGACCACATCGAGGCCGGACGCGACGTGGTGGTCGTCGAACCGAGCGACCTCGCCATGTTCGAGCGTGAGTACGGGAAGCTCCTCGACGGCGAGCGCCACCGGGCGCTGGCCGACGGGAGTTACGAGGTCTTGGAGTACGTGTACGGACTCCTCGAACACGGCGAGGAGGTCGAATCGCTCGCGGCGGGCGAGGGCGAGGCGGTCGCCTACCACAGCCACTGCCAACAGCGCACGCTCGACCTCGAACCGTACACGACCGCGGTGCTGGACGCCGCCGACTACGACGTGATTACCTCCGACGTGGAGTGTTGCGGGATGGCCGGGAGCTTCGGCTACAAGGCCGAGTACTACGACCTGAGTATGGACGTGGGCGAGCAGTTGCGCGACCAGTTCACCGCGCCGGAGACGAGCGACCGCACCGTCGTCGCCAGCGGGACCTCGTGTTTGGAGCAACTGGACTCGCTGTTGTTGGGGCGGGAGAGTCGCCATCCGGTGGAGTTGCTAGACCCGAAGCAGTAA